The following are encoded in a window of Paenibacillaceae bacterium GAS479 genomic DNA:
- a CDS encoding ABC-2 type transport system ATP-binding protein yields the protein MHLTLDGIVKKFDNKKVLKGATYQFEKGKIYGLLGRNGAGKTTLFNCLSGETEMDDGNAFLEDEGKLQELQDSDIGYVYSLPILPEFLTGYEFVKFFLEANPDMQQPESGINAWFDRMRINEQDRHRLIKGYSHGMKNKLQMLLFLITKPPVILLDEPLTSFDVIVALEMKNMLREMKKDHILIFSTHILQLATDLCDELVVLNNGLLSSVPSELLHSPDFESSVIELLKDEPHG from the coding sequence TTGCATCTAACATTAGATGGAATTGTTAAAAAATTCGATAACAAAAAGGTGCTTAAAGGCGCTACCTATCAATTCGAAAAAGGTAAGATCTACGGTCTGCTTGGCCGCAATGGTGCGGGGAAAACGACGCTTTTTAACTGCTTGAGCGGTGAGACTGAAATGGATGACGGAAATGCTTTTCTAGAAGATGAGGGGAAGCTGCAAGAGCTGCAAGATTCGGATATCGGATACGTCTATTCGCTTCCTATCTTGCCGGAATTCCTGACCGGGTATGAGTTCGTTAAGTTTTTCCTGGAGGCGAACCCGGATATGCAGCAACCGGAGTCAGGTATTAATGCCTGGTTCGATCGGATGCGCATCAACGAACAGGACCGCCATCGGCTCATTAAAGGCTACTCACATGGAATGAAAAATAAGCTGCAAATGCTGCTGTTTCTCATCACGAAACCCCCGGTCATCCTGCTTGACGAGCCGCTGACCTCGTTCGACGTCATCGTCGCGCTGGAGATGAAGAACATGCTTCGGGAGATGAAAAAGGATCATATTCTTATTTTCTCCACACATATTCTGCAGCTAGCGACTGATCTGTGCGACGAACTGGTCGTGTTGAACAACGGACTGCTCTCCTCCGTACCGTCGGAGCTGCTGCATAGCCCAGACTTCGAAAGCTCCGTTATTGAACTGCTGAAGGATGAGCCGCATGGTTAA